A single genomic interval of Lewinellaceae bacterium harbors:
- a CDS encoding MOSC domain-containing protein encodes MMHVTSLYTYPIKSLAGINLPRARVEKRGLAYDRRWMLVDRDGLFISQREIPQMALLMPDLSVHELIIRHRYEGLEPLSIPLHPPEDSIEAEVQIWDDRCAALLVSRVADEWFSEALQTHCRLVYLPDESIRPLSSAYGQPGEITSFADSCPLLVLGEASLGDLNARLEEPVPMNRFRPNIVFAGGQPYEEESWTDLRIGTVRFRGIRPCLRCQITTINQESAMVGKEPLRTLSTYRMQGHKVKFGLYASWVAQEGEAPHLQAGDELEASQ; translated from the coding sequence ATGATGCACGTCACTTCCCTTTATACCTACCCCATCAAATCCCTCGCCGGCATCAACCTGCCCCGTGCCCGCGTTGAAAAACGCGGCCTGGCCTACGACCGCCGCTGGATGCTGGTAGACCGCGACGGGCTGTTCATCAGCCAGAGGGAGATTCCGCAGATGGCGCTGTTGATGCCGGACTTAAGCGTACATGAACTCATCATCCGGCACCGCTATGAAGGGTTGGAACCACTTTCCATCCCCCTTCACCCGCCGGAAGATTCCATAGAAGCAGAGGTTCAAATCTGGGACGACCGCTGCGCCGCCCTCCTGGTAAGCCGGGTAGCCGACGAATGGTTTAGCGAGGCGCTTCAAACGCATTGCCGGCTGGTGTATCTGCCCGACGAAAGCATCCGCCCGCTCTCCTCTGCTTATGGCCAGCCCGGCGAGATCACCAGCTTCGCCGACAGTTGCCCCCTGCTTGTCCTCGGGGAGGCTTCCCTTGGAGACCTGAACGCGCGCCTCGAAGAGCCTGTGCCCATGAACCGCTTTCGCCCCAACATCGTCTTCGCCGGCGGCCAGCCCTACGAAGAGGAAAGCTGGACGGATTTACGTATTGGCACAGTGCGGTTCCGCGGCATCCGCCCCTGCCTCCGCTGCCAGATAACCACCATCAACCAGGAGTCGGCCATGGTAGGCAAAGAACCCCTCCGAACTTTGAGCACTTATCGGATGCAGGGGCATAAAGTGAAGTTTGGGCTTTATGCCAGCTGGGTGGCGCAGGAAGGAGAAGCGCCGCATCTACAGGCCGGAGACGAGTTGGAAGCCTCGCAGTAG
- a CDS encoding OmpA family protein, with protein sequence MRRHNWLMAAILILWSGLNAQPAKLIKANQYFEEGNYRQAIPLYEEVLGRENIPEAKVRLAESFRYLGNYKAAAGWYALVIGLPESPPELKFYYGMMLLRTGDCKAAERWFKDYLKYHPYDPRRQRLLNACAYIEQLAKEQPERATLSLPGFNTPKSELGPVYYENGLIYSSFRKSEEDPSQAFLDLYKVTVEGQGSDRSYSAPRLFSSSIQSKFHEGMAAFNSEETEIYFTRTRKVASHSPLQPGIHRLEIVTARRLPQGDWSNLQALSFSSDDYSIVHPSISADGKRLFFSSDMPGGQGGKDLYLSFSENGQWGPPINLGPAVNTPDDEVFPFVSKSGKLYFSSNGHLGLGGQDIFWTEEGFDGLWVLPYNMGAPFNTEADDFGIIFNPEETEGYFTSNRSGGKGKDDIYFFEMKPLGTPVQVDVVDISTGDPVPFAKVLNSCNGDTLLAGAKGRLFLRLPECCSLTGVADSYQSRTMEACERKGELAADTLFIALALTAKASSGEEPEAEIPGSHQLNGVVFNLETGKPVYQAEVKLESVNCLGAPVVMTDKQGRFSMPLEANCCYRLRVERDNFFAQNLEVCTEKKKAEQSLEAYLIPYAEDPASEGEGESMPVKMNVVADGGDSFNFSRSSEKDGSSFAFRINVYYDYGRSSVQKESIPDLLSLLKLLKENPDLVLEISSHTDSKGDKDVNMELSQRRADVVVRYLVNAGIGKERLVAKGYGESQLVNQCKDGVTCTEEEHQKNRRTEFRVLGKVQ encoded by the coding sequence ATGAGAAGACATAATTGGCTGATGGCTGCAATATTGATCTTATGGAGTGGCCTAAATGCCCAGCCTGCCAAACTGATAAAGGCCAATCAATATTTTGAAGAAGGCAATTACCGCCAGGCCATACCCTTGTACGAAGAAGTGCTCGGGCGGGAAAACATTCCCGAAGCAAAAGTCCGTTTAGCGGAATCTTTCCGGTACCTGGGCAACTACAAGGCTGCCGCCGGATGGTACGCTTTGGTGATTGGCCTGCCGGAAAGCCCTCCGGAACTCAAATTCTACTACGGGATGATGCTCCTGCGCACCGGCGACTGCAAAGCGGCGGAGCGCTGGTTTAAAGACTACCTGAAGTACCATCCCTACGACCCGCGCCGGCAGCGGCTGCTCAATGCTTGTGCTTATATTGAACAACTGGCAAAGGAGCAGCCGGAAAGAGCCACTTTGTCTTTGCCCGGTTTCAACACCCCTAAAAGCGAACTGGGCCCTGTTTATTATGAAAACGGCCTCATTTATTCTTCTTTTAGAAAAAGCGAGGAAGACCCGTCTCAGGCTTTTCTCGACCTGTATAAAGTGACGGTTGAGGGGCAGGGGAGCGATCGCTCGTATTCTGCTCCCCGGTTATTCTCCAGTTCTATCCAGTCGAAATTCCATGAAGGCATGGCTGCTTTCAACAGCGAAGAAACGGAGATTTACTTCACCCGCACCCGCAAGGTGGCTTCCCATTCTCCGCTGCAACCAGGAATCCATCGCCTGGAGATCGTTACCGCCCGGCGCCTCCCGCAGGGCGATTGGAGCAACCTCCAGGCATTGTCGTTCAGCAGTGACGATTATTCGATCGTACACCCTTCTATCAGCGCTGACGGAAAACGCCTCTTCTTTTCTTCCGATATGCCTGGAGGGCAGGGAGGCAAAGACCTCTACCTCTCCTTTTCGGAGAACGGGCAATGGGGCCCTCCCATCAACCTTGGGCCTGCCGTCAATACTCCGGATGACGAGGTTTTCCCTTTTGTCAGCAAATCCGGGAAATTGTATTTCTCTTCCAACGGCCACCTGGGGCTGGGCGGCCAGGATATTTTCTGGACGGAGGAAGGCTTTGACGGCCTTTGGGTCCTGCCTTACAACATGGGCGCTCCTTTCAATACGGAGGCCGATGATTTTGGCATTATTTTCAATCCGGAGGAAACGGAAGGATACTTTACTTCCAACCGCAGCGGAGGAAAGGGCAAAGACGACATCTATTTCTTCGAAATGAAGCCACTTGGCACCCCGGTGCAGGTCGACGTGGTCGATATCAGCACCGGCGACCCCGTGCCTTTCGCCAAAGTGCTGAACTCTTGTAACGGGGATACGCTCCTCGCCGGGGCAAAGGGGCGCTTGTTCCTTCGCCTCCCGGAATGCTGCTCTCTGACCGGCGTAGCGGATAGCTACCAATCCCGCACTATGGAAGCCTGCGAAAGGAAAGGCGAACTGGCCGCAGACACTCTTTTTATCGCCCTGGCGCTGACAGCTAAAGCATCCTCCGGCGAAGAGCCGGAGGCGGAAATTCCGGGCAGCCATCAACTGAACGGAGTGGTTTTCAACCTGGAAACCGGCAAGCCGGTTTATCAGGCGGAGGTCAAACTGGAAAGCGTCAACTGCCTGGGGGCGCCAGTCGTTATGACCGACAAGCAGGGCCGCTTCAGCATGCCGCTGGAAGCGAATTGTTGCTACCGCCTGAGAGTAGAGCGGGATAATTTCTTCGCTCAGAACCTGGAAGTATGCACGGAAAAGAAAAAAGCCGAGCAATCCCTGGAGGCTTATCTCATCCCTTACGCGGAAGACCCCGCGAGCGAGGGGGAAGGGGAGAGCATGCCGGTAAAAATGAACGTTGTTGCCGACGGTGGCGATAGCTTTAACTTTTCTCGCAGCAGCGAGAAGGATGGAAGCTCTTTTGCTTTCCGCATCAATGTCTACTACGATTACGGGCGCTCCAGCGTTCAAAAAGAATCCATTCCCGATTTGCTGAGCTTGTTGAAACTCCTGAAGGAAAACCCGGACCTCGTCCTGGAGATCAGCTCTCATACGGATTCCAAGGGCGATAAAGATGTCAATATGGAGCTTTCCCAGAGGCGGGCTGATGTCGTCGTGCGTTACCTCGTCAATGCGGGTATCGGGAAGGAGCGCCTGGTGGCGAAAGGCTATGGGGAGTCCCAACTGGTCAACCAGTGCAAGGATGGAGTGACCTGTACGGAAGAGGAGCACCAGAAGAACCGGCGCACTGAGTTTAGGGTGCTGGGTAAGGTGCAATAG
- a CDS encoding kazal domain protein, which produces MKRLAFLFLALCCLAATCKESRKTISGDCIDESKINPEMACIEVYQPVCGCDGKTYPNECYAQNAGLKRWEEGPCETN; this is translated from the coding sequence ATGAAGCGACTGGCCTTCCTCTTCCTCGCCCTTTGCTGCCTGGCGGCAACCTGCAAAGAAAGCCGCAAAACCATCTCCGGCGATTGCATCGACGAAAGCAAGATCAATCCCGAAATGGCCTGCATAGAAGTCTACCAGCCCGTTTGTGGCTGCGACGGCAAAACCTACCCCAATGAGTGCTACGCGCAAAACGCCGGCCTCAAACGCTGGGAAGAGGGGCCATGCGAGACAAATTGA
- a CDS encoding carboxypeptidase regulatory-like domain-containing protein translates to MKILFRAFLLLFIWSACLPAYGQLSRANKDYEMGAFNLAVRGYLELLEKRPGNYEAMLKLADSYRYLNQMDEARSWYERVLADRDGRKQMVDEYPFQYAEVLMALGQYDKARQWFEAYAKVQRTNEENAAKGQQFAQNCIFAQNQMGQSSPYQVSNEYINTTSSDFGPAFYGDQVAFSSARTDLSPAGSTWTGKANNQLFMARVGDNGFLEAPVPFQNRLQEDKTFVNVGPVSYTQDGNSVAFTKNNFIDGTRHIPTGGLELSLSIAQINPSGEWAEQKPFPYNGSGFSTGWPNFSPDGNALYFASNRPDGFGGFDLYVSYRMGNTWSAPENLGPNLNTPGDEVSPFYDGNFLYFSSNWHQGLGGYDVFRAEQANGRWARIFHLGNVINSSRDDYGFVYDNFRNIGYLVSNRPGGRGNEDLYRVSKSADNITLNIRNASDGLPIPGATIDFINCGEGLFKADSRGVYSFQAVEGLNCDIVIRADGYNDAVFSVSAMGMRQNQEYDIKLSRPGEEYIGKILNYTTRLPVVNVAITATNQSTNSAMQATTDVNGDYALALSPNSSYVLRYSRPGFRDINRTVNTGEGNDRTILGMISMLPVSEGADNYPGSDVTPRPGIAGGDGSAVSPGGEGVALSSGYAVQVAALNKPGLENFSALENVGQVYSKYEGGVYKVRIGVFGSRTDAATALNTVKSRGYKDAFIVAEQGNVGAQAKTGQPATAPSAAAGSGRYKVQLAAYRNPAYFNPSGLERYGNIEDRQRDGLTIKLLSGFDDIEEAKQAWRQAKSAGFTTAYIVLDSGVELTKVYP, encoded by the coding sequence ATGAAGATCCTTTTCAGAGCCTTTCTGCTGTTGTTTATTTGGTCTGCCTGCTTGCCGGCATACGGGCAACTCAGCCGGGCCAATAAAGATTACGAGATGGGGGCTTTCAACCTGGCTGTCCGCGGATATCTCGAACTGCTGGAAAAGCGGCCGGGGAATTACGAAGCGATGCTTAAACTCGCCGATTCGTATCGGTACCTCAATCAAATGGATGAAGCCCGCAGCTGGTACGAACGGGTGCTGGCCGACCGGGACGGCCGCAAACAGATGGTCGACGAATATCCATTCCAGTATGCAGAGGTATTGATGGCCCTGGGGCAGTACGACAAAGCCAGGCAATGGTTTGAAGCTTACGCCAAAGTGCAGCGCACCAATGAAGAGAATGCCGCTAAAGGGCAGCAGTTCGCCCAGAACTGCATTTTTGCCCAGAACCAGATGGGCCAGTCTTCTCCTTACCAGGTCAGCAATGAATACATCAACACCACCTCTTCGGATTTTGGCCCCGCTTTCTACGGCGACCAGGTGGCCTTTTCTTCTGCCCGCACCGACCTGAGCCCCGCAGGCTCCACCTGGACGGGCAAAGCCAACAACCAGTTGTTTATGGCCAGGGTTGGAGACAATGGTTTCCTGGAGGCCCCCGTACCGTTTCAGAACCGCCTTCAGGAGGATAAAACCTTCGTCAATGTAGGGCCGGTTTCCTATACTCAGGATGGCAATTCGGTGGCTTTTACAAAAAACAACTTCATCGACGGCACCCGCCACATCCCTACCGGCGGGCTGGAGTTGAGCTTGTCCATCGCTCAGATCAACCCCAGCGGAGAATGGGCCGAACAGAAACCCTTTCCCTACAACGGTTCCGGCTTCTCCACCGGCTGGCCCAACTTCTCGCCGGACGGAAATGCCCTTTATTTTGCTTCCAACCGCCCGGATGGATTCGGCGGGTTCGACCTTTACGTCTCCTATCGGATGGGCAACACCTGGAGCGCTCCGGAAAACCTGGGGCCCAATTTGAATACGCCCGGAGATGAAGTTTCGCCGTTCTACGACGGGAATTTTCTGTACTTTTCTTCCAACTGGCACCAGGGCCTAGGAGGATACGATGTTTTCCGGGCAGAGCAGGCCAATGGGCGCTGGGCCCGCATTTTCCACCTCGGCAACGTGATCAACTCTTCCCGCGACGATTACGGCTTCGTTTACGATAACTTCCGCAATATCGGCTACCTGGTCTCCAACCGCCCGGGCGGGCGGGGCAATGAAGACCTCTACAGGGTGTCGAAGTCGGCCGACAATATCACCCTCAACATACGCAACGCTTCCGACGGGCTCCCGATACCCGGGGCCACCATCGATTTCATCAACTGCGGCGAGGGCCTCTTTAAGGCAGATAGCCGGGGCGTTTATAGCTTCCAGGCGGTGGAGGGGCTGAATTGCGATATCGTCATCCGGGCAGATGGGTACAATGACGCCGTATTCTCGGTATCGGCCATGGGAATGCGCCAAAACCAGGAATACGACATCAAACTCAGCCGTCCCGGAGAAGAGTATATCGGCAAGATACTCAATTATACTACCCGGCTTCCGGTAGTCAATGTGGCCATTACCGCCACCAATCAATCGACCAACAGCGCCATGCAGGCCACTACCGATGTCAATGGCGATTACGCTTTGGCCCTGAGCCCCAATTCTTCCTATGTCTTGCGTTATTCCCGGCCTGGTTTTCGGGACATCAACCGTACGGTAAATACCGGGGAAGGCAATGACCGCACCATTCTGGGGATGATATCCATGCTGCCCGTAAGCGAAGGCGCCGACAATTACCCGGGCTCTGACGTTACGCCCCGGCCCGGCATTGCCGGAGGAGATGGAAGCGCCGTTTCTCCGGGAGGAGAAGGCGTCGCCCTGAGCAGTGGATACGCCGTGCAGGTGGCTGCCCTGAATAAGCCGGGGCTGGAAAATTTTTCGGCTCTGGAGAATGTCGGGCAGGTTTACTCGAAATACGAGGGCGGTGTTTACAAGGTTCGGATCGGAGTATTCGGCAGCCGCACGGATGCGGCCACTGCGCTCAACACCGTCAAATCGCGCGGATACAAAGACGCCTTTATCGTTGCGGAACAAGGCAATGTGGGCGCTCAGGCCAAAACCGGGCAGCCGGCAACGGCGCCTTCCGCCGCCGCGGGCTCCGGCCGCTATAAGGTGCAGCTGGCGGCTTACCGCAACCCAGCGTATTTCAATCCTTCCGGACTGGAGCGTTACGGCAATATTGAAGACCGCCAACGAGACGGCCTGACCATAAAATTGCTGTCCGGCTTCGACGATATTGAGGAAGCCAAACAAGCCTGGCGACAGGCTAAGTCCGCCGGTTTTACAACGGCTTATATCGTTCTGGATTCAGGAGTCGAACTGACTAAGGTTTATCCGTAG
- the ald gene encoding alanine dehydrogenase, which yields MIIGVPKEIKTSENRVALTPAGALELTKRGHSVHVQSTAGIGSGFSDEEYQQAGAHILPTIEEVYGKAEMIIKVKEPIEPEYKLIKKGQLLFTYFHFASYEPLTRAMIGNGSICLAYETVELADRSLPLLTPMSEVAGRMAIQEGAKYLEKHQHGKGVLLGGVPGVSPGKILILGGGIVGTQAAKMAAGLGAQVIILDVNLPRLRYLADVMPANVTTMYSNEYNIRKLIKDADLIVGAVLIAGAKAPKLITRDMLKEMQPGTVLVDVAVDQGGCIETCKPTTHDDPTFVIDGVVHYCVANMPGAVPFTSTIALTNATLPYALKLAGKGWKTACREDEALRKGLNVVEGKVVYRGVADAFGLSMAEVDDVLK from the coding sequence ATGATTATTGGCGTACCTAAGGAAATTAAGACCAGCGAGAACCGCGTTGCGCTCACCCCTGCCGGCGCTCTGGAACTCACCAAGCGAGGCCACAGTGTACATGTACAATCCACTGCCGGGATCGGCAGCGGGTTTTCCGATGAAGAATACCAACAGGCCGGCGCCCATATCCTTCCCACCATCGAAGAGGTGTATGGCAAAGCGGAAATGATCATAAAGGTGAAGGAGCCCATAGAGCCGGAATACAAACTGATAAAAAAAGGCCAGCTTCTATTTACCTATTTTCATTTTGCCTCCTACGAGCCTCTGACCAGGGCGATGATTGGCAACGGTTCTATTTGCCTTGCCTATGAGACGGTAGAACTGGCCGACCGCAGCCTGCCCCTGCTGACGCCCATGTCGGAAGTGGCCGGCCGGATGGCCATACAGGAGGGGGCCAAATACCTGGAGAAACACCAACATGGCAAAGGGGTGCTTCTGGGAGGAGTTCCTGGCGTTTCTCCCGGCAAAATCCTGATCCTCGGCGGGGGTATCGTCGGCACACAAGCTGCTAAAATGGCGGCGGGCCTGGGCGCCCAGGTGATCATTCTCGATGTGAACCTCCCCCGCCTGCGCTACCTGGCCGACGTGATGCCGGCCAACGTAACCACCATGTACTCCAACGAATACAACATCCGCAAGCTCATCAAAGACGCCGACCTGATCGTCGGCGCCGTGCTGATTGCCGGCGCCAAAGCCCCCAAACTGATCACCCGCGACATGCTGAAAGAAATGCAGCCGGGCACTGTATTGGTGGACGTGGCGGTTGACCAGGGCGGATGCATCGAGACCTGCAAACCGACCACTCACGACGACCCTACCTTCGTCATCGACGGCGTGGTACACTACTGTGTGGCCAATATGCCGGGAGCGGTGCCTTTCACTTCCACCATTGCGCTGACCAATGCCACTTTGCCGTACGCGCTCAAACTGGCCGGCAAGGGGTGGAAAACCGCCTGCCGGGAAGACGAGGCGCTCCGGAAAGGGCTCAACGTGGTTGAGGGCAAGGTGGTTTACCGGGGAGTCGCCGATGCTTTCGGGCTGTCCATGGCCGAGGTGGATGACGTTTTGAAATAA
- a CDS encoding 1,4-dihydroxy-6-naphthoate synthase, whose translation MKLTLGFSPCPNDTFIFDAMIHGKVDTEGLEFQPFIADVEELNQKAFAKALDVTKVSYHAFAFLLKDYALLDAGSALGNNVGPLLIAKAPMEDSAIKQARIAMPGKYTTANFLLSLAYPQARNKTEMLFSDIEDAVLAGKMDAGLIIHENRFTYQEKGLVKLKDLGEFWESATQMPIPLGGIVASRGLPAGVQRAVNRVMARSVAFAMDHPEEPKAFVRQHAQEMEEEVMYRHIGLYVNAYTRSLGIRGKEAVQRLFDIAMAKGVIPAQEVPVFVI comes from the coding sequence ATGAAATTGACCCTCGGATTTTCTCCCTGCCCCAACGATACCTTTATTTTCGACGCCATGATCCACGGCAAGGTCGACACGGAAGGGTTGGAGTTCCAACCCTTTATCGCCGATGTGGAGGAACTCAACCAGAAGGCTTTCGCCAAAGCTCTGGATGTCACCAAGGTGAGCTATCATGCCTTTGCTTTCCTGCTAAAAGATTACGCCCTGCTCGATGCCGGCAGCGCGCTGGGAAATAATGTGGGCCCCTTGCTCATCGCCAAAGCGCCGATGGAAGATAGCGCTATAAAGCAAGCTCGTATTGCCATGCCCGGAAAATACACCACGGCCAATTTTCTGCTCAGCCTGGCCTACCCTCAAGCCCGGAATAAAACGGAAATGTTGTTTTCAGATATCGAGGATGCCGTGCTCGCGGGAAAAATGGACGCCGGGCTGATCATACACGAGAACCGGTTCACCTACCAGGAGAAGGGGCTGGTGAAGCTGAAAGACCTGGGGGAATTCTGGGAAAGCGCTACGCAGATGCCGATCCCCCTCGGAGGCATCGTTGCCAGCCGGGGCCTCCCTGCCGGAGTTCAGCGAGCCGTCAACCGCGTGATGGCCCGAAGCGTGGCCTTCGCCATGGACCATCCGGAGGAACCCAAAGCCTTCGTCAGGCAACACGCGCAGGAAATGGAGGAAGAGGTAATGTACCGGCACATCGGGCTGTATGTCAATGCGTATACCCGAAGCCTGGGAATAAGAGGGAAAGAGGCAGTGCAACGGCTGTTTGATATTGCGATGGCGAAGGGGGTGATTCCGGCTCAGGAAGTGCCGGTTTTTGTAATTTAA
- a CDS encoding ABC transporter ATP-binding protein, whose translation MDGTEQSMIRARGLTFGYAGEQPVFSNLEMNVPEGSVFGLLGANGVGKSTLMKVLVGLLHPQEGQIALLGAPIRRQTFQHIGVLIEHPNLYPHLSGLDNLLVMATYRKVAKTRASEVLQLVGLSDAGHKLARFYSTGMKQRLGIAMAILHRPRLLLLDEPANGLDPVGIVAIRSLIRKLNREEGMTIFLSSHLLSEVEQSCTHLGILAPGRLAYQGTLEGARRRLSRGLRLRLNCHPVALALDKLRTEGWEARPEEKGGLQLSLSGKQEISQVVDLLRGAGVDIYELIAEEGRLEDFFLSLYQ comes from the coding sequence ATGGATGGAACCGAACAATCAATGATCCGGGCTCGGGGCCTCACTTTTGGATATGCCGGCGAACAGCCGGTATTTTCCAACCTGGAAATGAATGTGCCGGAAGGCAGCGTTTTCGGGCTACTGGGCGCAAACGGCGTCGGAAAATCTACTTTAATGAAAGTGCTGGTGGGCTTGCTGCATCCGCAGGAAGGGCAGATCGCCCTGCTCGGAGCGCCCATCCGCCGGCAAACCTTTCAACACATCGGCGTACTGATCGAGCATCCAAACCTGTATCCCCATCTTTCTGGATTGGACAACCTGCTGGTAATGGCCACCTATCGAAAGGTGGCAAAAACGAGGGCTTCCGAAGTGCTCCAACTGGTAGGCTTAAGCGATGCCGGGCATAAACTGGCGCGGTTTTACTCCACGGGAATGAAACAGCGCCTGGGCATCGCTATGGCCATTCTCCACCGCCCGCGACTGCTCCTGCTGGATGAGCCGGCCAATGGGCTGGACCCCGTGGGCATCGTTGCCATTAGAAGCCTTATCCGTAAGCTCAACCGGGAAGAAGGCATGACCATTTTCTTATCCAGCCATTTGCTGAGCGAAGTGGAACAGTCCTGTACCCACCTGGGAATCCTCGCCCCGGGGCGGCTGGCTTACCAGGGAACCCTGGAGGGCGCGCGTCGGCGTTTGTCCCGGGGCCTGCGCCTGCGGCTGAATTGCCACCCTGTCGCCCTGGCGCTGGACAAACTCCGGACGGAGGGGTGGGAAGCCCGGCCGGAAGAAAAGGGCGGGCTGCAGTTGTCGCTTTCCGGAAAGCAGGAGATCAGCCAGGTGGTCGACCTGCTTCGGGGCGCCGGCGTCGATATCTATGAATTGATTGCTGAAGAAGGGCGGCTGGAAGATTTTTTCCTCAGCCTGTATCAATAA
- a CDS encoding ABC transporter permease — MAVWLSLAGTAANVLLFLGLHLAGGQVVGGFTASGWEHYIANHYEGIAFMMLPLYVIILCSLVFLMEHRQEMWVQLYTLPIHPRQVYLGKLAFLFLLFLGAHLLFIAGMLLSGLLFGILRPESGLLEGLPPLGLIAELSARTLLSILGLMGLHAWLSLRFRAFIVPLLIGILGYVMAGLLGAGWPWQFLNPYAPTFLFMPRYNGEHVGTQLGWLSAAELMSIAYLGLFTAIAFRALGKKGTGNN; from the coding sequence ATGGCCGTCTGGTTGTCTCTGGCCGGAACTGCAGCCAACGTGCTGCTGTTTCTGGGGCTTCACCTGGCCGGAGGGCAGGTGGTTGGCGGTTTTACGGCTTCCGGTTGGGAGCATTACATTGCCAACCACTATGAGGGCATCGCGTTCATGATGTTGCCTCTTTACGTCATCATATTGTGCAGCCTGGTTTTTTTGATGGAACATCGCCAGGAAATGTGGGTTCAGTTGTATACGTTGCCCATTCACCCCAGGCAGGTCTATCTTGGAAAACTGGCATTCCTCTTCCTGCTGTTTCTGGGCGCTCATCTGTTGTTTATCGCTGGAATGCTCTTATCCGGGCTCCTTTTTGGAATCCTAAGGCCAGAGAGCGGCCTCCTGGAAGGGCTGCCTCCTTTAGGGCTGATAGCCGAACTTTCGGCCCGGACGCTGCTGTCGATCCTCGGGCTGATGGGGCTGCACGCCTGGCTGAGCCTCCGTTTTCGGGCCTTCATCGTCCCTTTGCTGATCGGTATTTTAGGTTATGTAATGGCGGGATTGCTGGGCGCCGGCTGGCCATGGCAATTCCTCAACCCCTATGCGCCCACATTCCTGTTCATGCCTCGCTATAATGGAGAGCACGTAGGAACCCAACTGGGGTGGCTGTCTGCGGCGGAGCTGATGAGCATAGCTTATCTGGGCTTGTTCACGGCCATTGCCTTCCGGGCACTGGGCAAAAAAGGAACAGGTAATAACTGA